One stretch of Nakamurella alba DNA includes these proteins:
- a CDS encoding CE1759 family FMN reductase encodes MTASSVRLAVVTAGLGTPSASRLLADRLADSAVAALAAQGVAASVEVVELREHARDLADNLVTGFAGARLQVAIDTVLGADGVIVISPVFSASFSGLFKTFFDVLDPESLEGKPVLIGATGGSARHSLVTEHAIRPLLSYLRTVPVPTAVYAATEDFGRADADAALDARILRAGEQLASLVAGAVPSAAVPSVAGPSAAGPAISPAPETGNAGDSAGRQGFALGGFERLLAAHSG; translated from the coding sequence ATGACCGCCTCGTCCGTCCGCCTCGCGGTGGTCACCGCGGGTCTGGGGACGCCGTCGGCCAGCCGGTTGCTCGCCGACCGGCTCGCCGACTCCGCGGTCGCCGCCCTGGCGGCCCAGGGGGTGGCGGCCTCCGTCGAGGTCGTCGAACTGCGGGAGCACGCCAGGGATCTCGCCGACAACCTGGTCACCGGCTTCGCCGGGGCCCGGCTGCAGGTGGCGATCGACACGGTGCTCGGCGCCGACGGGGTGATCGTGATCAGCCCGGTGTTCAGCGCCTCGTTCAGCGGGTTGTTCAAGACCTTCTTCGACGTGCTCGACCCGGAGTCGCTGGAGGGGAAGCCGGTGCTGATCGGCGCCACCGGCGGCTCGGCCCGGCATTCGCTGGTCACCGAGCACGCCATCCGGCCCCTGCTGTCCTACCTGCGCACCGTGCCGGTGCCGACCGCCGTCTACGCCGCGACCGAGGACTTCGGCCGGGCCGACGCCGACGCCGCTCTGGACGCCCGGATCCTCCGGGCCGGCGAGCAGCTGGCGTCGCTGGTGGCCGGCGCAGTGCCGTCCGCTGCGGTGCCGTCCGTTGCTGGGCCGTCCGCTGCTGGGCCGGCGATCTCGCCGGCGCCGGAGACCGGTAACGCCGGTGACTCCGCGGGTCGGCAGGGCTTCGCGCTCGGCGGGTTCGAGCGGCTGCTGGCCGCGCACTCCGGCTGA
- a CDS encoding LLM class flavin-dependent oxidoreductase — MQFGIFTVGDVTEDPTTGRTPTEAERIKAMTTIALKAEEVGLDVFATGEHHNPPFVPSSPTTMLGWIAARTEKLILSTSTTLITTNDPVKIAEDFAMLQHLADGRVDLMMGRGNTGPVYPWFGQDITKGIELAVENYHLLRRLWREDVVDWKGTFRTPLRSFTSTPRPLDDVPPFVWHGSIRSPEIAEQAAYYGDGFFANNIFWPSSHFQRLIELYRNRFEHYGHGTAEQAIVGLGGQVFMRKNSQDAVREFRPYFDNAPVYGHGPSLEDFTEMTPLTVGSPQQVIEKTLSFRETFGHYQRQLFLMDHAGLPLKTVLEQLDILGEEVVPVLRKEFAIGRPASVPDAPTHQSLLAASRAAADSAADLTAAGAR, encoded by the coding sequence ATGCAGTTCGGAATCTTCACCGTCGGCGACGTCACCGAGGACCCGACGACCGGCCGCACGCCCACCGAGGCGGAGCGGATCAAGGCCATGACCACCATCGCGCTGAAGGCCGAGGAGGTCGGGCTGGACGTGTTCGCCACCGGCGAGCACCACAACCCGCCGTTCGTGCCGTCGTCGCCGACCACCATGCTCGGCTGGATCGCCGCCCGTACCGAGAAGCTGATCCTGTCCACCTCGACCACGCTGATCACCACCAACGACCCGGTGAAGATCGCCGAGGACTTCGCGATGCTGCAGCACCTGGCCGACGGCCGGGTGGACCTGATGATGGGCCGCGGCAACACCGGCCCGGTCTACCCGTGGTTCGGGCAGGACATCACCAAGGGCATCGAGCTGGCGGTGGAGAACTACCACCTGCTGCGCCGGCTGTGGCGCGAGGACGTCGTCGACTGGAAGGGCACCTTCCGCACGCCGCTGCGCTCCTTCACCTCGACACCCCGCCCGCTGGACGACGTCCCGCCGTTCGTCTGGCACGGGTCGATCCGCAGCCCGGAGATCGCCGAGCAGGCCGCCTACTACGGTGACGGCTTCTTCGCGAACAACATCTTCTGGCCGAGCTCGCACTTCCAGCGGCTGATCGAGCTGTACCGCAACAGGTTCGAGCACTACGGGCACGGCACTGCCGAGCAGGCGATCGTCGGGCTGGGCGGCCAGGTGTTCATGCGGAAGAACTCGCAGGACGCGGTGCGCGAGTTCCGGCCGTACTTCGACAACGCCCCGGTCTACGGGCACGGCCCGAGCCTCGAGGACTTCACCGAGATGACCCCGCTGACCGTGGGCAGCCCGCAGCAGGTCATCGAGAAGACCCTGAGCTTCCGCGAGACCTTCGGCCACTACCAGCGCCAGCTGTTCCTGATGGACCATGCCGGCCTGCCGCTCAAGACGGTGCTGGAGCAGCTCGACATCCTGGGCGAGGAGGTCGTCCCGGTGCTGCGCAAGGAGTTCGCGATCGGCCGGCCCGCCTCGGTGCCGGACGCGCCGACCCACCAGAGCCTGCTCGCCGCCTCGCGCGCCGCTGCCGACTCCGCTGCTGACCTCACCGCTGCGGGTGCGCGATGA
- a CDS encoding sulfurtransferase, which translates to MTSDLLDPADLAALLDGPDAAAVVLLDVRWKVGAGADHDAYLAGHLPGAVFVDLDRDLAGPAGTGGRHPLPDPAALQEVWRRCGIDDGDTVVVHDGHDGSAAVRAWWVARWSGLRDVRVLDGGLAAWTGPLETGEVVPEPGTVTVAAGAMPVVDVSELDEPTAAGILLDARAAARYRGEFEPLDPVAGHIPGAVNLPFAELYTDDFRLRPAAELRQVFDAAGIRPATPAVASCGSGVTACHLILAGRVAGVELALYPGSYSQWCALQRPVETG; encoded by the coding sequence ATGACCTCCGATCTCCTCGACCCCGCCGACCTCGCCGCACTGCTCGACGGGCCGGATGCAGCCGCGGTCGTGCTGCTCGACGTGCGCTGGAAGGTCGGCGCCGGCGCCGACCACGACGCCTACCTCGCCGGGCACCTGCCCGGGGCGGTGTTCGTCGACCTGGACCGCGATCTGGCCGGGCCGGCCGGGACCGGTGGCCGGCACCCGCTGCCGGACCCGGCGGCGCTGCAGGAGGTGTGGCGCCGGTGCGGGATCGACGACGGCGACACGGTGGTGGTCCACGACGGCCACGACGGGTCCGCCGCGGTCCGGGCGTGGTGGGTGGCCCGCTGGTCCGGGCTCCGGGACGTCCGGGTGCTGGACGGTGGTCTGGCCGCCTGGACCGGGCCTCTGGAGACCGGGGAGGTGGTGCCGGAGCCGGGCACGGTAACGGTCGCCGCCGGGGCGATGCCGGTCGTCGACGTGTCGGAACTGGACGAGCCCACGGCCGCCGGGATCCTGCTCGATGCCCGGGCCGCCGCCCGGTACCGCGGCGAGTTCGAGCCGCTGGACCCGGTGGCCGGGCACATCCCCGGTGCGGTCAACCTGCCGTTCGCCGAGCTGTACACGGACGACTTCCGGCTGCGGCCGGCGGCGGAACTCCGTCAGGTCTTCGACGCCGCCGGGATCCGGCCGGCGACGCCGGCGGTCGCGTCCTGCGGATCAGGGGTGACGGCCTGCCACCTGATCCTGGCCGGACGGGTGGCCGGGGTCGAGCTGGCGCTGTATCCCGGGTCGTACTCGCAGTGGTGCGCGCTCCAGCGTCCGGTCGAGACCGGCTGA